Proteins co-encoded in one Candidatus Manganitrophaceae bacterium genomic window:
- a CDS encoding 2-oxo acid dehydrogenase subunit E2 produces MRKEFKFPDVGEGITEGELIKWLVSDGEFVKEDQPLVEVETDKAVVTLPSPYTGKVVALNGKPGEIIHVGSVLVVVETDGSPIAKPAPEKQPAPEARRDAGSVVGRLTEAEEEFKVRAIPSVRARAKELGVDLSKVRGSGPGGRLTREDIDQAAQISKGVAPAPQSAEASLLGPIERVAFRGVRRSAARRVTESSQKVAAVTFTDDADVTALEQVRSKKKRLAEERGFKLTYLPFIVKAVVAGLKEYPFLNATLDEEKEEILLKKYYNIGIAVDTPEGLMVPVVKRADEKSILDLAKEISALTEKAFARTVDLADLKGGTFTLTNYGVIGGIYGTPIVNYPEVGILGLGKIQDRVVARSGEMVVRKILPLSLTFDHRVIYGAEGARFMNTVIQHLEDPDLMLIEGK; encoded by the coding sequence ATGCGGAAAGAGTTCAAATTTCCCGATGTCGGAGAAGGGATCACCGAGGGAGAGCTGATCAAGTGGCTCGTCTCCGATGGGGAGTTCGTCAAGGAAGACCAGCCGCTCGTGGAGGTGGAGACCGATAAGGCGGTGGTAACGCTGCCGTCGCCCTACACCGGCAAGGTCGTAGCGTTGAACGGAAAGCCGGGGGAGATCATTCATGTCGGCTCGGTGCTGGTTGTCGTCGAGACCGACGGTTCCCCGATCGCAAAGCCAGCGCCGGAAAAACAGCCGGCGCCGGAAGCGAGAAGAGATGCCGGCTCGGTCGTCGGTCGGCTGACCGAGGCGGAGGAGGAGTTTAAGGTCCGGGCGATTCCGTCGGTTCGGGCCCGGGCAAAAGAATTGGGGGTTGATCTCTCGAAGGTCCGGGGGAGCGGCCCCGGTGGACGTTTGACCCGCGAGGATATTGACCAGGCCGCTCAGATCTCAAAAGGGGTTGCCCCGGCGCCACAATCGGCCGAGGCGAGTCTGCTCGGTCCGATCGAGCGGGTCGCGTTCCGGGGGGTCCGGCGGAGTGCGGCGCGTCGTGTGACCGAGTCTTCCCAAAAGGTGGCGGCGGTCACCTTCACCGATGACGCCGATGTAACTGCGCTCGAGCAGGTCCGCTCCAAAAAGAAGCGGCTCGCTGAGGAGCGCGGCTTTAAACTGACTTATCTTCCCTTCATCGTGAAGGCGGTCGTTGCCGGTCTCAAAGAATATCCTTTCCTCAATGCGACCCTGGACGAAGAGAAAGAAGAGATCCTCCTCAAAAAATATTACAATATCGGGATTGCCGTCGACACGCCCGAAGGGCTGATGGTTCCGGTGGTCAAGCGAGCCGATGAGAAAAGTATTCTCGATCTGGCCAAAGAGATCTCGGCGCTGACCGAGAAAGCCTTCGCCCGTACGGTCGATCTGGCCGATTTGAAGGGCGGGACGTTTACCTTGACGAACTACGGCGTCATCGGCGGGATCTACGGAACGCCGATCGTCAACTATCCCGAGGTCGGAATTCTCGGCCTCGGCAAGATTCAAGACCGGGTGGTGGCCCGGTCGGGAGAGATGGTCGTCCGGAAGATTCTACCGCTCTCCCTCACCTTCGACCACCGCGTGATCTATGGCGCCGAGGGGGCGCGCTTCATGAACACGGTGATTCAACATTTGGAAGATCCCGATTTAATGCTCATCGAAGGCAAATAG
- a CDS encoding alpha-ketoacid dehydrogenase subunit beta: MSKLNLVQAINQALRHEMERNPNMVLLGEDIGRDGGVFRVTEGLVDQFGDRRVVDTPLSESGIVGVAIGMAAYGLTPVVEIQFMGFLYAAMEQLISHAARLRTRTRGRYTCPLVVRTPYGGGIHAPEHHSESTEAYFVHTPGLKVVVPSTPAEAKGLLLSSLRDPDPVLFLEPAKIYRAIKEEVPEEEYLIPLGEARLVAEGKDVTLIAWGAMLHPTLKAADRMAEKGIEAEVIDLRTLSPLDSATIIRSVEKTGRAVIIHEAPQTCGLGAEIAARLCEEALLSLEAPIARVTGFDTPIPLPKTEKYYLPDVDQIVEAAEQVVGF; this comes from the coding sequence GTGAGCAAGCTCAACCTGGTCCAAGCAATCAACCAGGCGCTTCGCCATGAGATGGAGCGCAACCCGAATATGGTCCTCTTGGGGGAAGACATCGGGCGCGACGGCGGTGTCTTTCGGGTGACGGAGGGATTGGTCGATCAATTCGGCGACCGGCGGGTGGTCGACACCCCACTCTCCGAATCGGGAATTGTCGGCGTGGCGATCGGGATGGCGGCCTATGGCCTGACCCCGGTGGTCGAGATTCAGTTCATGGGGTTTCTTTATGCCGCGATGGAGCAGTTGATCTCGCACGCCGCGCGGCTTCGGACCCGCACCCGCGGACGATATACCTGCCCGCTCGTCGTCCGGACCCCTTACGGCGGCGGCATCCATGCGCCGGAGCACCACTCGGAAAGCACCGAGGCGTACTTCGTTCACACCCCTGGCCTGAAGGTGGTGGTCCCGTCGACGCCGGCGGAGGCGAAGGGGCTGCTCCTCTCTTCGCTGCGCGATCCCGATCCGGTTCTCTTTCTTGAGCCGGCCAAGATTTATCGGGCAATTAAAGAAGAGGTGCCGGAGGAGGAGTATCTCATTCCGCTCGGCGAGGCGCGCCTGGTTGCCGAGGGAAAAGATGTGACCCTCATCGCCTGGGGGGCGATGCTCCACCCGACGCTGAAGGCGGCCGATCGGATGGCGGAGAAAGGAATCGAGGCGGAGGTGATCGATCTGCGGACCCTCTCGCCGCTCGACTCCGCAACGATCATTCGATCGGTCGAGAAGACCGGACGTGCCGTGATCATTCACGAAGCGCCCCAGACCTGCGGACTCGGCGCCGAGATTGCCGCTCGCCTCTGTGAGGAGGCGCTCCTGTCGCTGGAGGCGCCGATCGCGCGGGTGACCGGCTTCGACACGCCGATCCCCCTTCCGAAGACGGAGAAATATTATCTCCCCGATGTCGATCAGATCGTCGAGGCGGCCGAACAGGTGGTAGGATTTTAG